A genomic stretch from Etheostoma cragini isolate CJK2018 chromosome 8, CSU_Ecrag_1.0, whole genome shotgun sequence includes:
- the hapln3 gene encoding hyaluronan and proteoglycan link protein 3 isoform X1: MRRRRAEDTTLGQLLISENSIMLSLLRPLLAVCLCLLLPGGQGWNPGYSNGFHYQDISNGNGNGEIYFNGIRLHVDSPQLSVSATRGSTVTLPCHYHYEPELSAPRRTRVKWSWLPANTIHAPASPEAFARETEVMVAMGNRHRSYGSFRGRVRLRRSAPGDMSLVINELQLNDTGRYRCEVIDGLEDESVTVELELRGVVFPYYSQKGRYQFNFFGAQQACQDQEATLATFEQLFTAWEEGLDWCNAGWLADGTVQYPITVPRDGCGGVDIAPGLRSYGQRHRLLYRYDAFCFSASVKGTVYFLNNQTKLNFTEAVQACASDGCQIAKVGQLYAAWRLMGLDRCDAGWLADGSVRYPITKARANCGPPEPGVRSFGFPPLYLKFGVYCYR, encoded by the exons atgaggaggagaagagcTGAAGACACAACGCTCGGACAACTGCTAATCT CAGAGAACAGCATCATGCTCAGTCTACTGCGCCCCCTACTGGCCGTCTGCTTGTGCCTGCTGCTGCCCGGCGGCCAGGGCTGGAACCCCGGGTACAGCAATGGCTTTCACTACCAGGACATCAGCAACGGGAACGGAAACGGAGAGA tCTATTTTAACGGGATTCGCCTCCACGTGGATTCCCCGCAGCTTTCAGTGTCGGCCACCAGAGGGAGCACCGTGACCCTCCCCTGTCACTACCACTACGAGCCTGAACTGTCCGCACCACGCAGGACCCGGGTCAAATGGTCCTGGTTGCCTGCCAACACCATACATGCACCTGCTTCCCCCGAAGCCTTCGCCAGGGAAACTGAGGTTATGGTCGCCATGGGCAACCGTCACCGCAGCTATGGCAGCTTCAGAGGCCGCGTGCGCTTGCGACGCTCGGCACCAGGGGATATGTCCCTAGTGATAAATGAGCTGCAACTCAACGACACCGGCAGATACCGATGTGAGGTGATTGATGGCTTGGAGGACGAGAGTGTGACGGTGGAGCTGGAGCTGCGGG GCGTGGTGTTCCCCTACTACTCTCAGAAAGGACGCTACCAGTTTAACTTCTTTGGGGCCCAACAAGCATGCCAGGATCAGGAGGCCACTCTGGCCACATTTGAGCAGCTTTTCACAGCGTGGGAGGAGGGGCTAGACTGGTGTAATGCTGGCTGGTTGGCTGATGGCACAGTGCAGTATCCAATCACAGTCCCACGTGACGGCTGCGGGGGCGTGGATATAGCTCCTGGTCTGCGCAGCTACGGACAACGGCATCGCCTTCTCTACCGCTATgatgctttttgtttctctgcctCGGTCAAGG GGACTGTGTACTTCTTAAACAACCAGACAAAGCTCAACTTTACAGAAGCGGTCCAGGCTTGTGCCAGTGATGGATGTCAAATTGCCAAAGTGGGCCAGCTGTATGCAGCCTGGAGGCTGATGGGATTGGACCGTTGTGACGCCGGATGGTTGGCTGATGGGAGTGTCCGTTATCCTATAACAAAGGCCCGGGCTAACTGTGGCCCACCAGAACCAGGGGTGCGTAGTTTTGGGTTCCCCCCTCTATACCTGAAATTTGGTGTCTACTGTTATCGGTAG
- the hapln3 gene encoding hyaluronan and proteoglycan link protein 3 isoform X2 has product MLSLLRPLLAVCLCLLLPGGQGWNPGYSNGFHYQDISNGNGNGEIYFNGIRLHVDSPQLSVSATRGSTVTLPCHYHYEPELSAPRRTRVKWSWLPANTIHAPASPEAFARETEVMVAMGNRHRSYGSFRGRVRLRRSAPGDMSLVINELQLNDTGRYRCEVIDGLEDESVTVELELRGVVFPYYSQKGRYQFNFFGAQQACQDQEATLATFEQLFTAWEEGLDWCNAGWLADGTVQYPITVPRDGCGGVDIAPGLRSYGQRHRLLYRYDAFCFSASVKGTVYFLNNQTKLNFTEAVQACASDGCQIAKVGQLYAAWRLMGLDRCDAGWLADGSVRYPITKARANCGPPEPGVRSFGFPPLYLKFGVYCYR; this is encoded by the exons ATGCTCAGTCTACTGCGCCCCCTACTGGCCGTCTGCTTGTGCCTGCTGCTGCCCGGCGGCCAGGGCTGGAACCCCGGGTACAGCAATGGCTTTCACTACCAGGACATCAGCAACGGGAACGGAAACGGAGAGA tCTATTTTAACGGGATTCGCCTCCACGTGGATTCCCCGCAGCTTTCAGTGTCGGCCACCAGAGGGAGCACCGTGACCCTCCCCTGTCACTACCACTACGAGCCTGAACTGTCCGCACCACGCAGGACCCGGGTCAAATGGTCCTGGTTGCCTGCCAACACCATACATGCACCTGCTTCCCCCGAAGCCTTCGCCAGGGAAACTGAGGTTATGGTCGCCATGGGCAACCGTCACCGCAGCTATGGCAGCTTCAGAGGCCGCGTGCGCTTGCGACGCTCGGCACCAGGGGATATGTCCCTAGTGATAAATGAGCTGCAACTCAACGACACCGGCAGATACCGATGTGAGGTGATTGATGGCTTGGAGGACGAGAGTGTGACGGTGGAGCTGGAGCTGCGGG GCGTGGTGTTCCCCTACTACTCTCAGAAAGGACGCTACCAGTTTAACTTCTTTGGGGCCCAACAAGCATGCCAGGATCAGGAGGCCACTCTGGCCACATTTGAGCAGCTTTTCACAGCGTGGGAGGAGGGGCTAGACTGGTGTAATGCTGGCTGGTTGGCTGATGGCACAGTGCAGTATCCAATCACAGTCCCACGTGACGGCTGCGGGGGCGTGGATATAGCTCCTGGTCTGCGCAGCTACGGACAACGGCATCGCCTTCTCTACCGCTATgatgctttttgtttctctgcctCGGTCAAGG GGACTGTGTACTTCTTAAACAACCAGACAAAGCTCAACTTTACAGAAGCGGTCCAGGCTTGTGCCAGTGATGGATGTCAAATTGCCAAAGTGGGCCAGCTGTATGCAGCCTGGAGGCTGATGGGATTGGACCGTTGTGACGCCGGATGGTTGGCTGATGGGAGTGTCCGTTATCCTATAACAAAGGCCCGGGCTAACTGTGGCCCACCAGAACCAGGGGTGCGTAGTTTTGGGTTCCCCCCTCTATACCTGAAATTTGGTGTCTACTGTTATCGGTAG